A window of Photobacterium sp. GJ3 contains these coding sequences:
- the lpxM gene encoding lauroyl-Kdo(2)-lipid IV(A) myristoyltransferase (LpxM is lauroyl-Kdo(2)-lipid IV(A) myristoyltransferase, an enzyme characterized in Escherichia coli and involved in biosynthesis of the form of lipid A found in that species and some closely related species.) yields the protein MKLSRTIQPLTNQGYRPRFQWSFLHPKHWGTWISIGFLMLFALIPWQVRDPIAGKLGKFVGRRAKKVRQRAQVNLTLCFPEQSPAQREAMIDDMFAVATQVILAMGELTFKSKSHLQNRTLVVGREHLDRLIEEDRPLIMLVPHAWAIDFPGIYWASLGLPIAALMKPQHRQPVYDWLISKQRLQYGGACYTREEGLKPYLKAIKQGYMGYYLPDEDFGPEQSQFTDFFATKKATFAGLGKIVRMTGAAVVPMMPVYNAETGKFEIHISPALEDLPTNDLQRDADILAHSLESMVAPNPSQYMWNLRLLKTRPDNEPNPYQTLKIDGI from the coding sequence GTGAAATTGTCGCGCACGATACAGCCACTGACCAATCAGGGATACCGACCAAGATTTCAGTGGTCTTTCTTACACCCGAAGCATTGGGGAACTTGGATCAGTATTGGCTTTTTAATGCTTTTTGCGCTCATTCCCTGGCAAGTCAGGGATCCAATTGCAGGTAAACTGGGTAAATTCGTTGGCCGACGCGCTAAAAAAGTTCGCCAGCGAGCCCAGGTCAATTTAACGCTGTGCTTTCCTGAGCAGAGTCCTGCGCAGCGGGAAGCCATGATTGATGACATGTTTGCTGTGGCGACTCAGGTGATTCTCGCAATGGGTGAACTCACGTTCAAAAGTAAATCTCACCTGCAGAATCGCACACTTGTTGTTGGCCGAGAACATCTCGATCGATTGATTGAAGAAGATCGCCCACTCATTATGCTGGTTCCACATGCATGGGCGATCGATTTTCCAGGAATATACTGGGCATCACTGGGCTTACCTATCGCCGCTTTAATGAAGCCGCAACACCGACAGCCGGTCTATGACTGGCTCATCAGCAAACAACGACTGCAATATGGTGGCGCGTGTTATACCCGCGAAGAAGGCCTGAAGCCTTATTTGAAAGCAATCAAACAAGGCTACATGGGCTATTATTTGCCTGATGAGGATTTTGGACCTGAGCAAAGCCAGTTCACAGATTTCTTTGCCACCAAAAAAGCCACGTTTGCGGGCCTTGGTAAAATTGTTCGGATGACAGGTGCTGCTGTTGTCCCAATGATGCCTGTATATAATGCTGAAACAGGTAAATTCGAAATTCATATTTCGCCAGCACTGGAAGATCTGCCGACAAACGATTTGCAACGAGATGCTGACATTCTGGCTCATTCATTAGAAAGTATGGTAGCGCCAAATCCTTCACAATATATGTGGAATTTGCGCCTATTAAAAACCCGTCCGGATAATGAACCCAATCCCTATCAGACATTGAAGATCGACGGAATTTAA
- a CDS encoding O-antigen ligase — MKAKIAPHFGALIAFLTAAYPASILMFGGGYKPVPVILLVLALPFLFGIKSELVTREIKQILMAFSAYFLVVVASLLIYGGNISEADIPSRTILTLPILFLLLRYPPRKEWLLAGIGIGAFTAGMVAVYHIEVLHMSRAYTGSVVKGYMPIQSGNTAMTLGLLSLFAMFYYWGKKQYLLSLMFLAAALSGMAGSILSGSRGGWLFAPIVLFYIIYQFRHLLSKRLFALISVSLLLIGSAVLPEVENRINQAYADVELYTQKDNSGSSLGARFEMWKSAWLSLSEKPVFGQGFPGRDLAEKRYVAEGKVSKVVTHYGRAHNQYLEEASTKGLIGITALILLFAVPLAIFLRYSRLYQKHDSQWIFAQCGVIHVILVASYCLTQNFLNHNSGLMFYTVFTAIFLAGCLYKNPVVATTDSNQNTSSLL; from the coding sequence ATGAAAGCCAAGATTGCACCACATTTTGGAGCCTTGATTGCGTTTCTCACCGCAGCGTATCCTGCCTCAATTCTGATGTTTGGTGGCGGTTATAAGCCTGTGCCCGTCATTCTTTTGGTACTGGCACTGCCTTTTCTATTCGGCATCAAATCAGAACTGGTCACTCGGGAAATTAAGCAGATCTTAATGGCTTTTAGTGCTTACTTTCTTGTGGTTGTCGCTTCTCTACTGATCTATGGCGGAAATATCAGTGAAGCAGATATTCCAAGCCGGACTATACTCACTCTCCCTATCCTGTTCCTCCTGCTCCGCTACCCGCCACGAAAAGAGTGGCTGTTAGCTGGCATCGGAATTGGCGCATTCACAGCCGGTATGGTTGCGGTATATCATATTGAAGTGCTTCACATGAGCCGAGCTTATACCGGCAGTGTTGTTAAAGGTTACATGCCCATCCAGTCGGGCAATACCGCAATGACCTTAGGTTTGTTGTCGCTCTTTGCCATGTTTTACTACTGGGGCAAAAAACAATATCTTCTTAGTCTGATGTTTCTGGCTGCAGCCTTATCTGGTATGGCGGGTTCCATCTTATCCGGATCCCGTGGCGGATGGCTTTTTGCTCCCATTGTCTTGTTCTATATTATTTATCAGTTCCGCCACTTGCTCTCAAAGCGATTATTCGCGCTGATTTCTGTCAGTTTATTGCTGATTGGTAGCGCTGTGCTGCCTGAAGTTGAAAATCGCATCAACCAGGCCTACGCCGATGTTGAACTCTATACACAAAAGGATAATAGCGGATCATCACTTGGTGCCCGGTTTGAGATGTGGAAAAGTGCTTGGTTGAGCCTCTCGGAGAAACCCGTATTTGGCCAGGGTTTTCCAGGACGTGATCTGGCTGAGAAACGTTACGTTGCGGAAGGTAAAGTTTCTAAAGTTGTGACGCATTACGGCCGAGCCCATAACCAGTACCTGGAAGAAGCATCAACAAAAGGATTGATCGGCATCACTGCACTCATTTTGTTATTTGCAGTCCCGCTGGCAATTTTCTTGCGCTATAGCCGCCTGTATCAAAAGCATGACAGTCAATGGATCTTTGCCCAGTGTGGTGTTATCCATGTCATTCTGGTCGCCAGTTACTGTTTAACACAGAACTTCCTGAACCATAACTCAGGTCTCATGTTTTACACTGTGTTTACGGCTATCTTTTTA